The DNA segment GGAAGGCATTGATACCGAAATCACGGAAGTCGGGGTTGAGACGCAGGAACTCCGGGTCTTTCACGATCGACACGGGATTGCTCGTGATGCCACCCAGCACCCCACCATCGGGAGTGTCGTTGCGATATGACTGCGTCAGCAGCTTGGCGACGAGACGGGCGTTGAGCACCAGATCGTTGACGGGCGTGCCGTTGCGGCTGGCCAAAGGCGACTCTGAGTTCACTGCGTAATCGATGTTGTAGGCCACGACGAGAGCGCTCTGAGCGGCTGGCGCATACCGGATGACCTGGTCGGCTCGCTCCTCCTCGTTGAGCGGTCGCGTGACGAAAGCGAGCTTTGAATCGCCTTCTCGCCCACTCACAATGAGCCGGCGCGCCTCTCCATCACCGACCTGCGTGAAGCCGAGAGTCACACCCTTGCCGCACAGCACCGGCTGCCAGCGCACAATGGCAGCAGCGATGGTCTCTGCGCCCGCGACCCGCTCCTCGTCCTGCCCAATCGGGCAGGAGACGGCGAGCGACTGGAATGTGAGCGGAATGGCAATGCGCTGCGCCCAGGCGGTGGCGGAAAGCGGGCTGCCCGTCACACGACCTGCGGCCGTCGCCGTCGCGGCGTCGCGCCCGTCGAGGTTGACCGCGCCGCGCGGGACGACGACGAGCCAGCATCCGCGGGGGCCGCTCGCGGTTGCCGCCCCACAGCCCAGGTGCGGAGCCTCCAGAGCGGTCTGCACCTCGAAAACGATCGAGCCCGAGCCGTCGGCACCCGTGCGCACCGCGGAAATCTCGTTGGAGGTGTTGGCATCGAAGTAGTCCGCCGGTGTGAAGGTCGATGCACCCTCGACGGGCTGGAAGGGAACTCGGAAGGCGTTCTGGAAGGGGTTATCCGGCGGCGGCGGAATGCGCACAGCGGCGTTGTAGACCTGCGCCGGGTCCTCGTTCCTCACCAGATCGCGGCTTCCCGCGCGCAGTCCCAGAAGGGTCGCGATGGACGGGCTGGTTGCACCCCACTGACACTGGTCGGGGCGGGGGCCGGCGACGTCATCACCCCAGCACTGCATGATCTGCAGGTAATTGGTCGCGAACTCGCCGAGCGATGTGGGCGTGCCGCCTGTCCAGCTAATCCGCACACCCTGGCTGGTCAGGTCACGGGTCTGGCTGACGGTGACCGCGAGGTTCTCCAGCGCTGCCGCCCCTGGCGTCGTGGCGCCCGGGTGCGCGTCGGCCCATCGGACGGTGACCGAGGAGTCGTCGGTCGTGGCCGACGCTGACGGAAGGCTGAGGCCCCACCCGCCGACCAGGCTGGCGACAATGCCCCCAACCATCAGGAAGCGACCCGTCGAGCGGAGCGCACGCGCGGCGCTCACGAACCGCTCCGAGTGGCGCGCACCCAGCGCGCGAGTGCCGGCGGGGCGAGCGCTGTCAACAGCACCGCGATGAGAGCGAGTGCCATGTAGGTGCTCTCACGGGTCCATCCCGCGTCGACCCGCTCAATCTCGACAGGGATCGCCGCGACCGTCTGACACGCTCCGGTATCGATCTCGCAGATGGCCGGGCCACCACCGGTCGCTCCCCCGTCGCCTCCGATGCCTCCGCCGTCGACCGGCAAGCCGTCGACACCCGTGTCCGTGCCCGTTCCGGAGCCGTCGGTCGCGCCGCCATCGCTGGCCCCAGGACCGGGCTGCGTCGGCTGCTCCGCCGCTCCGCCCGTTCCGTCGGAGCATTGCACGGTCGACCCTCGGCGATCGCACTCCGGCGGCATTGGTGCGTTCTTCGCGAGGGTGTTCGTGCCATCGGAGGAGAAGGTCGGGTTCTTGCAGCTCCGGATGTCGATCGACTGGGCCTGGACCCCCGGAATCTTGCGCACCTGCTCGAGGCCCGCTTTGACGAGGTTGATCGGCAGCGGCGAGTAGCCGAGAGTCTCGGCCTGCCGTTGCCCCTCGCACAGGAAGTAGTACGCGAACGCGCCGAGAGTCGACCCCTTGGCGGTCGTGAAGTTGCCCTCGACGGCAGTCGGCACGATGAGGTACGAGTACGACGAGAGCGGGTAGGTGCGCGGATCGGCGTTGCGGTAGACGCCCGTGAGGATCTGCGTCAGGTAGGCCTGTGAGGACGGGTCGTTGTTGATCCGCGCGCCGAGGAGTGACACCGCGACATTCGACGCGGTGGGCTCGACGTAGTAGCCCGCCTTGTTGAGCAGCTTGGCGACCGGGTAACCGGTCTTGATCGCGTACGAGTACTCGACGTAGGTGATGGTTCCGACGTTCGCGCGCTGGGCAACGTAGCCCGACACGCCCTGCGATCCGGGCTGCCCCACAAAACCCGTGCCGGAGATGACCGGGAAATTCGAGGTCTGACCGCAGGGAGTCGGACGGCCCGCCCGTGCACAGTAAGCATCCCAGATGCGCGGGTGCTCGGAAGCCATCCATGCGGTGAGCTGCGCGGTAGTCCCGGAGCCGTCAGACCGCACGACGGGAACGATGCGGCGGGCCGGCAGCGTGATCCCGGGGTTGTCGGCCTTGATCGCGGCGTCGTCCCAGCTGGTGATGTCGCCGGTGAAGATCCGCGCGACCGTCTCTCCTGAGAGGCGCAGATTGGTGATGCGCTGCGACCCGACCGTGAGGTTGTACATCAGCGAGGTGCCGCCCGCGACGATCGGCATGTAGGCGAACTTCCGACTCGGGGGGGTGTCGACGACACCGGAATCGCTCAGTCCGTAGGGGATCTCCGACGAGGCGAAGTCGACCGTGCCGGTGCGGAATTGATTGCGGCCGTCCGAGGAACCCGTACTTGCGTAGTTCACCCGCATGCCGAACTGCTGCACGTTGCGACGCCACTGATCGATGGCGTTGGCGCTCCACGACGACCCGGCCCCGCTGATGGGAACGTACGAGGTTGACGAGCTGGAGGTCGAGGTAGCTCTGGTGTCGTCCGGGGTCGACGCAACGACCGGCGAGGAGCCGACAGCGAGCACGGCAGCGGCGACCAGCGTCAGAACGAGACTCGCTTTCCAGCGCT comes from the Microcella frigidaquae genome and includes:
- the pstS gene encoding phosphate ABC transporter substrate-binding protein PstS, which encodes MKRWKASLVLTLVAAAVLAVGSSPVVASTPDDTRATSTSSSSTSYVPISGAGSSWSANAIDQWRRNVQQFGMRVNYASTGSSDGRNQFRTGTVDFASSEIPYGLSDSGVVDTPPSRKFAYMPIVAGGTSLMYNLTVGSQRITNLRLSGETVARIFTGDITSWDDAAIKADNPGITLPARRIVPVVRSDGSGTTAQLTAWMASEHPRIWDAYCARAGRPTPCGQTSNFPVISGTGFVGQPGSQGVSGYVAQRANVGTITYVEYSYAIKTGYPVAKLLNKAGYYVEPTASNVAVSLLGARINNDPSSQAYLTQILTGVYRNADPRTYPLSSYSYLIVPTAVEGNFTTAKGSTLGAFAYYFLCEGQRQAETLGYSPLPINLVKAGLEQVRKIPGVQAQSIDIRSCKNPTFSSDGTNTLAKNAPMPPECDRRGSTVQCSDGTGGAAEQPTQPGPGASDGGATDGSGTGTDTGVDGLPVDGGGIGGDGGATGGGPAICEIDTGACQTVAAIPVEIERVDAGWTRESTYMALALIAVLLTALAPPALARWVRATRSGS